DNA sequence from the Candidatus Schekmanbacteria bacterium genome:
CAGTACTTCGGCGTCAAGGCGGCGCAGGAGCGCGTGCGCAAACGGGAGGGCGGCATCATCTGGCATACGCAGGGCAGCGGCAAATCGCTTACTATGGTCTGGCTGGCGAAATGGATTCGCGAAAATGTCACAGATTCCCGCGTGCTGATCATTACCGACCGCACAGAGCTGGACGAGCAAATCGAAAAGGTATTCAAGGGAGTGGATGAGGACATCTATCGCACCAAAAGCGGTGCCGATTTGGTGCGGGTACTCAATAGCAAAGAGGAATGGCTGGTCTGTTCACTCATCCACAAGTTTGGTGCAGGAGACGACCTGAGTGAAAAGGATATTGAAGAATTCATTGACGATATCAATAAAAATCTGCCCAAGGATTTTAAAGCCAAGGGAGATATTTACGTGTTTGTTGATGAATGCCACCGCACACAATCAGGCAAACTCCATCAGGCAATGAAAACTTTTCTGCCTGAAGCTATGTTCATCGGTTTTACAGGCACGCCGCTTCTCAAAAAGGACAAAAAAACCAGTATCGAAGTATTTGGCAGCTATATCCATACATATAAGTACGACGAAGCGGTGCAAGATGGAGTCGTGCTGGATTTGCGCTACGAAGCGCGGGACATTGACCAGCACATCTCTGCACCGGAAAAGGTGGATGAATGGTTTGAGGTCAAAACGCGCGGGCTGTCAGATCTCGCCAAAGCCCAGCTCAAACAACGCTGGGGCACCATGCAAAAAGTGCTCAGCGCCGAGGACCGGCTTAGCAAGATTGTGCACGATATTCTGCTGGATATGGAAACGCGCGACCGGCTGCGCAGCGGTCGGGGTAACGCCATGCTGGTGACCAGCAGCATCTATTCCGCCTGTCGGATTTACGAGATGTTTCAGAAAACTGATTTGAAGGGAAAATGTGCTATCGTTACCTCTTACAGACCTTCACCGGCGGACATCAAGGGCGAGGAAAGCGGCGAAGGTCTAAACGAGCGTTTGCTGCAATATGAAATCTACCGCAAAATGCTGGCGGAATATTTCGAAGAACCGGAAGACAAAGCTATGTATAAGGCCGAGCAGTTTGAAAAAGAAGTCAAAAAAAGATTTATTGAGCAGCCGGGACAGATGAAACTGCTCATCGTAGTGGATAAGCTGCTCACCGGATTTGACGCGCCACCGGCAACCTACTTATACATCGACAAGAAGATGCAGGATCATGGGCTCTTTCAGGCAATTTGCCGGGTGAATCGTTTGCATACCGAGGACAAAGAATATGGATATATCATAGATTATAGGGATTTGTTTAAATCATTGGAGAAATCCATCAAGGACTACACCGGCGGAGCTTTTGAAGGTTATGACAGGGAAGATGTAGATGGATTGCTAAAAGACAGACTACAAGCTGGTCGGGAACGGTTGGAAGAGCTTCGGGAAATGTTGAAAGCGCTTTGCGAGCCTGTGGAACCCCCAAAGGATGAAGTGGCTTACATCCGCTATTTTTGTGCCAAAGACAGCGGCAAGGGCGAACAATTGAAAGAGAACGAACCCAAACGGTTGACGCTTTACAAAACCGTAGCTTCGCTGTTGCGTGCCTATGCAAATCTTGCCAACGAAATGCACGAAGCAGGATACACAGAGAAGGAGATACAACAGATTAAGCAGGAAGTTACTTTTTACGAACATCTTCGTAAAACCATCAAGATCGCAAGCAGTGATTATGTTGATATGAAGATGTTCGAACCGGGGATGCGCTATCTGCTGGATAATTACATTCAGGCTGATGAAACTGAAAAAATTGCATCACTCGAAGATATGACGCTGGTAGACCTCATCATTCAGCAAGGGGAAAAAGCAATTGATTCGCTTCCTGAAAGCATCCGAAAAAATCAAAAAGCAGCAACAGAAACCATTGAAAATAATGTCCGCCGCCTTATCATCGATGAAATGCCTATAAATCCTCGTTATTATGAAAAAATGTCGAAATTATTGGATGAGTTAATCGAAGAACGGCGTCGGCAGGCAATAAATTACAAAGAATATTTGAGAAGAAT
Encoded proteins:
- a CDS encoding HsdR family type I site-specific deoxyribonuclease, producing QYFGVKAAQERVRKREGGIIWHTQGSGKSLTMVWLAKWIRENVTDSRVLIITDRTELDEQIEKVFKGVDEDIYRTKSGADLVRVLNSKEEWLVCSLIHKFGAGDDLSEKDIEEFIDDINKNLPKDFKAKGDIYVFVDECHRTQSGKLHQAMKTFLPEAMFIGFTGTPLLKKDKKTSIEVFGSYIHTYKYDEAVQDGVVLDLRYEARDIDQHISAPEKVDEWFEVKTRGLSDLAKAQLKQRWGTMQKVLSAEDRLSKIVHDILLDMETRDRLRSGRGNAMLVTSSIYSACRIYEMFQKTDLKGKCAIVTSYRPSPADIKGEESGEGLNERLLQYEIYRKMLAEYFEEPEDKAMYKAEQFEKEVKKRFIEQPGQMKLLIVVDKLLTGFDAPPATYLYIDKKMQDHGLFQAICRVNRLHTEDKEYGYIIDYRDLFKSLEKSIKDYTGGAFEGYDREDVDGLLKDRLQAGRERLEELREMLKALCEPVEPPKDEVAYIRYFCAKDSGKGEQLKENEPKRLTLYKTVASLLRAYANLANEMHEAGYTEKEIQQIKQEVTFYEHLRKTIKIASSDYVDMKMFEPGMRYLLDNYIQADETEKIASLEDMTLVDLIIQQGEKAIDSLPESIRKNQKAATETIENNVRRLIIDEMPINPRYYEKMSKLLDELIEERRRQAINYKEYLRRIIELTKKIKKPETSVHYPAEINTPTLRTLYDNIEEYYAMDHSHFHEPETYSSSGSPDPRAELALRIDQNIRNVKKDDWRGNRFKEREVRNAISAVIKDNPEMVDRLFEIVKNQRDY